A stretch of the Limnothrix sp. FACHB-406 genome encodes the following:
- a CDS encoding response regulator, with amino-acid sequence MNKLIVDLEGLREQLKSARRPPKPKMLVVDDEPDNLDLLYRTFRRDFNVLKAESGARALELLAEEGEVAVIISDQRMPEMKGTEFLSKTVPQFPDTVRIILTGFTDVEDLVEAINSGQVYKYITKPWDPDELKTVVQRAADSYDSLKNRSIELERAQAQMQLLAAILAAADSGTFEICAERLATAFVERFEADRCTIQLVQEGQLGNHSGQAGAASLVGDPLSQQAIAEKKLQVCLNAAANADLAGTAFYQEGGVATHVVIPAIYRDAVGALVSLQFANPITLEESEATQMYLAVQQAAFVLTTLP; translated from the coding sequence ATGAACAAACTCATCGTTGACCTCGAAGGCCTCCGCGAACAGTTGAAAAGCGCTCGCCGTCCCCCCAAACCCAAGATGCTCGTCGTCGATGACGAGCCAGATAATCTCGACTTGCTCTATCGCACCTTCCGCCGAGATTTCAACGTGCTCAAGGCCGAAAGCGGGGCCCGAGCCTTGGAACTGTTGGCCGAGGAAGGGGAAGTGGCTGTCATCATTTCCGATCAACGGATGCCGGAGATGAAGGGAACGGAGTTTTTGAGTAAAACCGTGCCCCAGTTTCCAGACACCGTGCGGATTATTTTGACGGGCTTCACGGATGTGGAAGATCTGGTGGAGGCGATTAACTCAGGACAGGTGTATAAGTACATCACCAAGCCTTGGGATCCTGATGAGTTGAAAACCGTGGTGCAACGGGCAGCCGATAGCTACGACTCTTTGAAGAATCGTTCGATCGAGCTGGAACGGGCCCAGGCGCAGATGCAACTGTTGGCGGCAATTTTGGCCGCGGCCGACAGCGGCACGTTTGAGATTTGTGCGGAGCGGCTGGCGACGGCGTTTGTGGAACGGTTTGAGGCCGATCGCTGCACCATTCAGCTCGTGCAAGAAGGGCAACTGGGCAACCACAGCGGCCAAGCGGGAGCTGCTTCTCTGGTGGGTGATCCGCTCAGCCAACAGGCGATCGCTGAGAAAAAGCTGCAAGTGTGTTTGAATGCGGCGGCGAATGCGGATTTGGCCGGAACAGCATTCTATCAAGAAGGCGGGGTGGCAACCCATGTGGTGATTCCAGCCATCTATCGCGATGCGGTTGGGGCTTTGGTGTCGTTGCAGTTTGCCAATCCCATCACCCTGGAAGAAAGTGAAGCAACCCAAATGTATTTGGCGGTGCAGCAGGCGGCCTTTGTGCTGACCACGCTGCCCTAG
- the hemC gene encoding hydroxymethylbilane synthase, giving the protein MSVASPTRTIRIGSRKSQLALVQTHWVQGELQRHFPDITFEVCAIETQGDKVLDVALSKIGDKGLFTRELEDGMRDGIYDLAVHSLKDLPTRLPEGLTLGCVTERVNPADAVVLHAQHKGKTIDQLPAGAVIGTSSLRRLAQLRYHYPHLSFKDIRGNVNTRLKKLDSGEYDATILAAAGLQRMDLADRIDQLLPSDVSLHAVGQGALGIECREGDEDILRVLKVLEHEPSKWRCLAERAFLRDLEGGCQVPIGVNTSLEGDTLTLAGLVASVDGKQLIKDTVSGPHTSAEDLGTELAQKLRAQGAQEILNEILAQVNRG; this is encoded by the coding sequence ATGTCCGTCGCTAGTCCCACCCGTACCATCCGCATCGGCTCTCGTAAAAGCCAATTGGCTCTTGTGCAAACGCACTGGGTACAAGGAGAATTGCAGCGGCATTTTCCGGACATTACGTTTGAGGTCTGCGCGATCGAAACCCAAGGGGATAAGGTGCTGGATGTGGCCCTGTCCAAAATTGGGGACAAGGGTTTGTTTACCCGCGAGTTGGAAGATGGAATGCGCGACGGGATCTATGATCTGGCGGTGCATTCCCTGAAAGATTTGCCGACCCGCCTGCCGGAAGGGCTGACCTTGGGTTGCGTGACAGAACGGGTGAACCCGGCTGATGCGGTGGTGCTCCATGCCCAACACAAGGGCAAAACGATCGACCAATTGCCCGCAGGCGCTGTGATTGGTACGTCGTCCCTGCGGCGGTTGGCTCAGTTGCGCTATCACTACCCCCATCTGAGCTTCAAGGACATTCGCGGCAATGTGAATACTCGGCTGAAGAAGCTCGACAGCGGCGAGTATGATGCGACGATTTTGGCGGCGGCTGGTTTGCAGCGGATGGATTTAGCCGATCGCATCGATCAGTTGTTGCCGTCGGATGTGTCGCTCCATGCGGTGGGCCAAGGGGCCTTGGGCATTGAGTGCCGCGAGGGCGATGAGGACATTTTGCGCGTGCTGAAGGTGCTGGAGCATGAACCCAGCAAGTGGCGCTGCTTGGCGGAACGGGCTTTCCTGCGCGATTTGGAAGGGGGCTGCCAAGTCCCGATCGGGGTGAATACCAGCTTGGAGGGTGACACCTTAACCCTGGCGGGCCTGGTGGCCAGTGTGGATGGCAAGCAACTGATCAAAGACACCGTGAGCGGCCCCCACACCAGTGCTGAAGATCTGGGCACGGAGTTGGCCCAAAAGCTGCGCGCCCAAGGGGCCCAGGAAATTTTGAATGAGATCCTGGCTCAGGTCAATCGGGGCTAA
- a CDS encoding TIGR04376 family protein — MSLLDDLSQFLEARLEAFLREHPELELRALEEQLREQEADAKRSIGELHTQEQQLKADIWETAQDVQRWHIRIEKVEAAGEHQLAAAAREREAALLRKGNQLWGQMQGIKTRIEQLETLVSQLASKRQEVAARAAQADAQTQTQAKTRTSRSPWDSSDRATYSRGMGADPLEEQFQRWEMDEELEQLKRQMGRP, encoded by the coding sequence GTGAGTTTGCTCGATGATCTCAGTCAGTTTTTAGAAGCTCGGCTAGAAGCCTTTCTGCGCGAACATCCCGAGCTAGAGTTGCGGGCCCTAGAAGAGCAACTGCGGGAACAGGAAGCCGATGCCAAGCGATCGATCGGGGAATTACACACCCAAGAACAGCAACTGAAAGCCGACATTTGGGAAACAGCCCAAGACGTGCAGCGTTGGCACATTCGCATCGAAAAAGTGGAAGCCGCCGGAGAACACCAACTCGCCGCAGCCGCCCGCGAACGAGAAGCCGCCCTCTTGCGCAAAGGCAATCAACTTTGGGGACAAATGCAGGGCATTAAAACCCGCATTGAACAGTTAGAAACCCTGGTCTCGCAACTGGCCAGCAAACGGCAAGAGGTGGCCGCGCGGGCTGCCCAGGCCGATGCGCAAACCCAGACCCAAGCCAAGACCCGCACCAGCCGATCGCCCTGGGACAGCAGCGATCGGGCCACCTACAGCAGAGGAATGGGAGCCGATCCCCTAGAGGAGCAGTTCCAACGCTGGGAAATGGATGAAGAACTAGAGCAACTGAAGCGCCAAATGGGCCGCCCTTGA
- a CDS encoding SDR family oxidoreductase, whose translation MQDWQSKLKGKVIVIVGGTGGIGATLARKLAAAGTSLVLAARGTEQLAALAAELRGTGATVLAVPTDITDAAQVANLFTQAIAQFGQIDALVNAAGAGILKQFNKLTEADLDQMLAVNLKGSFHTCQAAIEVMKDRKMGHICNVIGILGKHSMAMGAAYCASKFALTGLSKCMADEARRYGIKVTLFYFGGIDSPFWDNVSLKVDRTKMLSTETAADAILFALSAEPQAIPMEINIQPESHLFF comes from the coding sequence GTGCAAGACTGGCAAAGCAAGCTCAAAGGCAAAGTAATCGTCATTGTTGGCGGCACAGGGGGCATTGGCGCAACCCTGGCTCGCAAGCTGGCAGCGGCTGGAACCTCGTTGGTGTTGGCGGCTCGGGGAACGGAACAATTGGCGGCCCTCGCAGCGGAACTGCGGGGAACGGGAGCCACAGTGTTGGCGGTTCCCACGGATATTACCGATGCAGCTCAGGTGGCGAATCTATTCACCCAGGCGATCGCCCAATTTGGTCAGATTGATGCGCTGGTCAATGCGGCGGGCGCGGGAATTCTCAAACAGTTTAATAAGCTCACGGAAGCCGATCTGGATCAAATGTTGGCGGTGAATTTAAAGGGCAGTTTTCATACTTGCCAAGCCGCCATTGAGGTGATGAAAGATCGCAAGATGGGGCATATTTGCAACGTGATCGGCATTTTGGGCAAACATTCCATGGCGATGGGTGCGGCCTATTGTGCTTCCAAGTTTGCGCTCACGGGCCTTAGCAAATGCATGGCCGATGAAGCCCGGCGCTACGGGATCAAAGTCACACTGTTCTATTTTGGTGGCATTGATTCACCCTTTTGGGACAACGTGAGCCTCAAGGTCGATCGCACCAAAATGTTGTCCACGGAAACGGCGGCCGATGCCATTTTATTTGCTCTCAGTGCAGAACCGCAGGCCATTCCCATGGAAATCAATATTCAGCCGGAAAGCCATCTCTTTTTCTAG